In Nocardioides conyzicola, one genomic interval encodes:
- a CDS encoding FtsX-like permease family protein: MRWLRSWRLPLRLARREAARARGRSILVLVMIALPVLAVTAADVVIQTSDVSTVEGLDRRIGAADALVTYQQGSGEVFQDVDPVHSTSMGAEEQEPLPDLAAVERALGPGTTGITWGEGTVGVETAKGVADTDVSEVDLRDPLADGIFDVTSGRPAAAPDEIVVNHDLADRGFALGDDLTVRDGTTYTVVGIGDDTTDRGYPKAVGLPGAFGIAKDGLDAGFLVGGGPVSWEQVRALNVGGGLVLSRAVVLDPPPRSEVPDQVKMFSGGTDSATIAVIVLIVVMALIEVVLLAGPAFAVGARRQSRSLALMAATGGTPRQARRVVLASGVVLGGLGAVLGVVLGLVVGWLVLPIVQRFSDAWLGPFDVPWPHLVGIAGFGLLSALLAAVVPAWIASRQDVVAVLAGRRGDRRPSLRSPILGTVLLGVGVGGAVLGAKGFGEFFIAGAAILAVLGMILLVPVVLVAVARLARRFPLTLRYAVRDAARHRSRTVPAVAAVAATVAGVVALGIGVTSDEAANAGTYTRSLPTGTGAVTEYSATAEQWDRLRAAVVRELPGATVTPIHGVLEGGDASEPSYYVDTLLPGSTADARFLDNTGSALGSSTLVSDDGLPDVLDVPSSSREPAVAMLRAGGAVVFTDRGVDTERVELVAHRWNPDGTHERVTRATVPALVVPIAHNQAGPGVVMPRAAAKRLQVPVGTVGQAVTGIDISDRQETDLGEVLTGIDENASIYVERGYQADDETVIIQLVLAALGAVLMLGGTLTATFLALSDARADLATLSAVGAAPRTRRGVAAAYALVVGLVGAALGAVVGFIPGVAISYPLTNGYGDVDAHYLDIPWLLVLGLVVGLPLLTALIVGVTARSRLPLVARLD, from the coding sequence ATGAGGTGGCTCCGGTCCTGGCGGCTGCCCCTGCGGCTCGCCAGGCGTGAGGCCGCGCGCGCCCGAGGCCGCAGCATCCTCGTCCTCGTCATGATCGCCCTCCCGGTGCTCGCCGTGACGGCTGCGGACGTCGTCATCCAGACGTCCGACGTCTCGACCGTCGAGGGGCTGGACCGGCGGATCGGCGCCGCCGACGCGCTGGTCACCTACCAGCAGGGCAGCGGCGAGGTCTTCCAGGACGTCGACCCGGTCCACTCGACGTCCATGGGCGCCGAGGAGCAGGAGCCGCTGCCCGACCTCGCCGCCGTCGAGCGCGCGCTCGGCCCCGGCACCACCGGCATCACCTGGGGTGAGGGCACCGTCGGGGTCGAGACCGCGAAGGGCGTGGCCGACACCGACGTGAGCGAGGTCGACCTGCGCGACCCGCTCGCCGACGGGATCTTCGACGTCACCTCCGGGCGCCCCGCGGCGGCACCCGACGAGATCGTGGTCAACCACGACCTCGCCGACCGCGGCTTCGCGCTCGGCGACGACCTGACCGTCCGCGACGGCACGACCTACACGGTGGTCGGCATCGGCGACGACACGACGGATCGCGGCTACCCGAAGGCCGTCGGGCTGCCGGGAGCGTTCGGCATCGCGAAGGACGGTCTCGACGCGGGCTTCCTCGTCGGCGGCGGACCGGTCAGCTGGGAGCAGGTCCGCGCGCTCAACGTCGGTGGTGGCCTGGTGCTCTCGCGCGCCGTCGTGCTCGACCCGCCGCCGCGCTCCGAGGTCCCGGACCAGGTCAAGATGTTCAGCGGCGGCACCGACTCGGCCACGATCGCGGTCATCGTGCTGATCGTCGTGATGGCGCTGATCGAGGTGGTGCTGCTCGCCGGGCCGGCGTTCGCCGTCGGCGCCCGCCGCCAGTCGCGCTCGCTCGCCCTGATGGCCGCGACCGGGGGTACGCCGCGCCAGGCCCGGCGCGTGGTGCTGGCCAGCGGCGTCGTGCTCGGCGGTCTCGGTGCGGTGCTCGGCGTGGTGCTCGGACTCGTGGTCGGGTGGCTGGTGCTGCCGATCGTCCAGCGCTTCTCGGACGCCTGGCTCGGTCCCTTCGACGTCCCGTGGCCGCACCTGGTCGGCATCGCCGGCTTCGGGCTGCTGAGCGCGTTGCTCGCGGCCGTCGTGCCGGCCTGGATCGCGTCGCGCCAGGACGTCGTGGCCGTGCTGGCGGGCCGCCGTGGCGACCGCCGCCCGTCGCTGCGCTCGCCGATCCTCGGCACGGTCCTGCTGGGTGTCGGGGTCGGGGGCGCCGTGCTCGGCGCCAAGGGGTTCGGCGAGTTCTTCATCGCCGGGGCCGCGATCCTGGCGGTGCTCGGCATGATCCTGCTCGTCCCCGTCGTGCTCGTGGCGGTGGCCCGGCTCGCGCGCCGCTTCCCGCTGACGCTGCGCTACGCCGTACGCGACGCGGCCCGGCACCGGTCGCGCACCGTGCCGGCGGTGGCCGCCGTCGCCGCGACCGTCGCGGGCGTCGTCGCCCTGGGGATCGGGGTCACCAGCGACGAGGCAGCGAACGCCGGCACCTACACCAGGTCCCTCCCGACGGGGACGGGAGCCGTGACCGAGTACTCCGCGACCGCCGAGCAGTGGGACCGCCTGCGGGCCGCCGTCGTCCGGGAGCTGCCGGGTGCGACCGTCACCCCGATCCACGGCGTGCTGGAAGGAGGGGACGCGTCCGAGCCGTCCTACTACGTCGACACCCTCCTGCCGGGGAGCACGGCCGATGCCCGCTTCCTCGACAACACGGGGTCGGCGCTCGGCTCGTCGACCCTGGTCAGCGACGACGGCCTGCCGGACGTGCTGGACGTGCCGTCGTCCTCGCGGGAGCCCGCCGTCGCGATGCTCAGGGCGGGGGGTGCCGTGGTCTTCACCGACCGGGGCGTCGACACCGAGCGGGTCGAGCTGGTCGCCCACCGGTGGAACCCGGACGGGACGCACGAGAGGGTGACCCGCGCGACGGTGCCGGCGCTCGTCGTGCCGATCGCCCACAACCAGGCGGGGCCGGGCGTCGTCATGCCGAGGGCGGCGGCGAAGCGGCTCCAGGTGCCGGTCGGCACCGTGGGCCAGGCCGTCACCGGGATCGACATCAGCGACCGGCAGGAGACCGACCTCGGCGAGGTGCTGACCGGGATCGACGAGAACGCGTCGATCTACGTCGAGCGCGGCTACCAGGCCGACGACGAGACCGTGATCATCCAGCTGGTGCTGGCCGCGCTGGGTGCCGTGCTGATGCTCGGCGGCACCCTGACAGCGACCTTCCTGGCGCTCTCGGACGCCCGCGCCGACCTGGCCACGCTCTCCGCCGTGGGGGCGGCCCCGCGGACGCGCCGGGGGGTGGCGGCGGCGTACGCCCTGGTGGTGGGGCTGGTCGGCGCGGCCCTCGGCGCGGTGGTCGGGTTCATCCCCGGCGTCGCGATCAGCTACCCGCTCACCAACGGCTACGGAGACGTCGACGCGCACTACCTCGACATCCCGTGGCTGCTGGTCCTCGGGCTCGTCGTCGGGCTGCCGCTCCTCACTGCGCTGATCGTCGGCGTGACCGCACGGTCGCGGCTGCCGTTGGTCGCCCGCCTCGACTGA
- a CDS encoding TetR/AcrR family transcriptional regulator — protein sequence MTTAAGATRVPQEERTRVMRARLLEATVDCLVERGFAGTSTTLVSERAGVSRGAQLHHFPTKNDLVVAAVEHLTEKRGAELAAAAAALPDGPRHTRAVMQMLGDHFASPVFNAALELWVAARTDAQLLAAVGPLEQRVGRETHRLTVELLGADESVPGVRELVQATLDLVRGLGLANTITDDAHRRGRILDRWADVLDKELA from the coding sequence GTGACGACGGCAGCGGGAGCGACGCGGGTGCCCCAGGAGGAGCGCACCCGGGTGATGCGGGCCCGGCTGCTGGAGGCGACGGTGGACTGCCTGGTGGAGCGGGGCTTCGCCGGCACGTCGACGACGCTGGTCTCGGAGCGGGCCGGGGTCAGCCGGGGAGCGCAGCTGCACCACTTCCCGACCAAGAACGACCTCGTCGTCGCCGCCGTCGAGCACCTCACCGAGAAGCGCGGCGCCGAGCTGGCGGCCGCGGCTGCGGCGCTGCCCGACGGCCCCCGGCACACCCGCGCGGTGATGCAGATGCTCGGCGACCACTTCGCCTCGCCGGTCTTCAACGCCGCGCTGGAGCTCTGGGTCGCGGCCCGCACCGACGCCCAGCTGCTCGCCGCCGTCGGACCGCTCGAGCAGCGGGTCGGTCGGGAGACGCACCGGCTGACCGTCGAGCTGCTCGGCGCCGACGAGTCGGTTCCCGGCGTACGCGAGCTCGTGCAGGCCACCCTCGACCTGGTCCGCGGGCTGGGCCTGGCCAACACGATCACCGACGACGCCCACCGTCGCGGCCGGATCCTCGACCGCTGGGCCGACGTACTGGACAAGGAGCTCGCATGA
- a CDS encoding TIGR03084 family metal-binding protein has translation MSLLDDLLDDLKAEGDRLWSTVSGLDADGWQTPTPAAGWTVATTVAHLLWTDEVAVVAATDKDAWDAIVLEGMADPTGYVDQQAIEVARLSPAALLARWGKAREALPAALRDFPTGQRMPWFGPPMSPASMATARFMETWAHSLDVYDALGVEPERSDRIRHVAHLGVRTRDFAYSVHGLPAPGEEFRIDLVSPSEEQWSWGPEDAAQTVTGSAWDFCLLVTQRVHRDDTDLVATGADAEQWLTIAQAFAGPAGEGRAPRG, from the coding sequence ATGAGCCTGCTCGACGACCTGCTCGACGACCTCAAGGCCGAGGGCGACAGGCTCTGGAGCACCGTCTCCGGCCTCGACGCGGACGGCTGGCAGACGCCCACGCCCGCGGCGGGCTGGACGGTCGCGACGACCGTGGCCCACCTGCTCTGGACCGACGAGGTCGCCGTCGTCGCCGCGACCGACAAGGACGCGTGGGACGCGATCGTGCTCGAGGGCATGGCCGACCCGACCGGGTACGTCGACCAGCAGGCGATCGAGGTCGCCCGGCTCTCTCCCGCGGCCCTGCTCGCCAGGTGGGGCAAGGCGCGCGAGGCACTGCCGGCCGCGCTCCGGGACTTCCCGACCGGGCAGAGGATGCCGTGGTTCGGGCCGCCGATGTCGCCCGCGTCGATGGCGACCGCACGGTTCATGGAGACCTGGGCGCACAGCCTCGACGTGTACGACGCGCTCGGCGTCGAGCCCGAGAGGAGCGACCGGATCCGGCATGTCGCGCACCTCGGCGTACGCACCCGCGACTTCGCCTACTCGGTGCACGGTCTGCCGGCGCCGGGCGAGGAGTTCCGGATCGACCTGGTCTCGCCGTCCGAGGAGCAGTGGAGCTGGGGTCCGGAGGACGCCGCGCAGACGGTGACCGGGTCGGCGTGGGACTTCTGCCTGCTGGTCACCCAGCGGGTGCACCGCGACGACACCGACCTGGTGGCGACGGGGGCCGACGCCGAGCAGTGGCTGACGATCGCGCAGGCCTTCGCGGGTCCGGCCGGCGAGGGGCGCGCTCCCCGTGGCTGA
- a CDS encoding acyclic terpene utilization AtuA family protein has protein sequence MADAMRIGNCSGFYGDRLAAMRQMLEGGQLDVLTGDYLAELTMLILGKDTMKDPSLGYAKTFVRQLEDSLGLALERGVRIVSNAGGLNPAGLADRLREVAHGLGLDPAIAHVEGDDVRALDLRPGALTANAYLGGFGIAAALTAGADVVVTGRVTDASLVVGPAVAHHGWTPTSYDELAGAVVAGHVLECGTQATGGNFSGFKTLPHDGTPLGFPLAEIAADGSCVVTKHDATGGAVTVDTVTAQLLYEIQSTRYLNPDVTTLLDTVELHEVGRDRVSVSGVRGEAPPERLKVCVNELGGFRNTVELVLTGLDIDAKADWVREQLTPALTASEVSWTRTALPPVDADTEEGASCLLRCTVKDASPDPVGRAFTSAAVELALASYPGFTMTAPPAQPTPYGIYRAEYVDRAAVTHTVVHADGRREVVADPTEFSTADDRDSLRPSPFPAPIDSLTRRAPLGSFVHARSGDKGGDANLGLWVVHDGSDKYEARVTWLTKLITPRKVRELLPEAADLDVEVHVLPNLGGVNVLIRGLLGDGVAASTRFDPQAKGLGEWMRSRVVHVQEGLI, from the coding sequence GTGGCTGACGCGATGCGCATCGGCAACTGCTCCGGCTTCTACGGCGACCGGCTGGCCGCGATGCGGCAGATGCTGGAGGGCGGCCAGCTGGACGTCCTCACCGGCGACTACCTGGCCGAGCTGACCATGCTGATCCTCGGCAAGGACACCATGAAGGACCCGTCGCTGGGCTACGCCAAGACCTTCGTCCGTCAGCTCGAGGACTCGCTCGGGCTCGCGCTCGAGCGGGGCGTGCGGATCGTCAGCAACGCCGGCGGCCTCAACCCCGCCGGGCTCGCCGACCGGCTGCGCGAGGTCGCACACGGGCTCGGGCTGGATCCCGCGATCGCGCACGTCGAGGGCGACGACGTACGCGCGCTGGACCTGCGTCCCGGTGCGCTGACCGCCAACGCCTACCTCGGCGGCTTCGGCATCGCCGCAGCCCTCACCGCCGGCGCCGACGTGGTCGTCACCGGCCGCGTGACGGACGCGAGCCTGGTCGTCGGACCAGCGGTCGCGCACCACGGCTGGACGCCGACGTCGTACGACGAGCTGGCGGGCGCCGTCGTCGCGGGGCACGTGCTCGAGTGCGGCACCCAGGCCACCGGCGGCAACTTCTCCGGCTTCAAGACGCTGCCCCATGACGGCACGCCGCTCGGCTTCCCGCTCGCGGAGATCGCCGCCGACGGCTCGTGCGTCGTCACCAAGCACGACGCCACCGGCGGCGCGGTCACGGTCGACACCGTCACGGCCCAGCTGCTCTACGAGATCCAGTCGACCCGCTACCTCAACCCCGACGTGACGACGCTGCTCGACACCGTCGAGCTGCACGAGGTCGGCCGCGACCGGGTCTCGGTCTCGGGGGTGCGTGGCGAGGCGCCGCCGGAGCGGCTCAAGGTCTGCGTCAACGAGCTCGGCGGCTTCCGCAACACGGTCGAGCTCGTGCTCACCGGCCTCGACATCGACGCGAAGGCCGACTGGGTGCGCGAGCAGCTCACCCCGGCGCTCACCGCGAGCGAGGTCAGCTGGACCCGGACCGCGCTCCCCCCGGTCGACGCCGACACCGAGGAGGGTGCGTCCTGCCTGCTGCGGTGCACGGTCAAGGACGCCTCGCCCGACCCGGTCGGTCGCGCGTTCACCAGCGCGGCGGTCGAGCTCGCGCTGGCGTCGTACCCCGGCTTCACGATGACCGCGCCGCCCGCGCAGCCGACGCCGTACGGCATCTACCGGGCGGAGTACGTCGACCGCGCGGCCGTCACCCACACCGTCGTGCACGCCGACGGCCGGCGCGAGGTAGTCGCGGACCCGACCGAGTTCAGCACCGCCGACGACCGGGACAGCCTGCGGCCGTCGCCCTTCCCGGCGCCGATCGACTCGCTCACCCGGCGCGCGCCGCTCGGCTCCTTCGTGCACGCGCGCTCCGGCGACAAGGGCGGCGACGCCAACCTCGGCCTGTGGGTGGTGCACGACGGCTCGGACAAGTACGAGGCCCGGGTCACCTGGCTGACCAAGCTGATCACGCCGCGCAAGGTGCGCGAGCTGCTGCCCGAGGCCGCCGACCTCGACGTCGAGGTGCACGTGCTGCCCAACCTGGGTGGCGTCAACGTGCTCATCCGTGGCCTGCTCGGCGACGGCGTGGCCGCGTCGACACGCTTCGACCCGCAGGCCAAGGGGCTCGGCGAGTGGATGCGCTCGCGGGTCGTGCACGTCCAGGAAGGCCTGATCTGA
- a CDS encoding acyl-CoA dehydrogenase family protein, which yields MSELRELGAEFVRREVAPYLQEWEDAGEIPRSVHLAAAKQGLLGISFSEDVGGEGGDVLDTVDLQEGMLGAGASSGFLSALFTGGIALPHIAVSGNADLVDRFVRPTLAGETIGALAITEPGGGSDVGGITTTAVRDGDHFVVNGAKTFITSGVRADFVTTAVRTGGPGAGGVSLLVVEKGTPGFTVDRSLRKMGWHCSDTAELSYADVRVPVANLVGAENSGFLQIAAQFVVERLALAVHAYGIASRSLELTAAYCRDRDTFGKPLISRQVVRHQLVEMRRQVEVARTYTREVARRHAAGEQVIAEACLAKKTACDTATYVCDQAVQLHGGTGYMHGTEVERHYRDARILPIGGGASEVLTDLAAKLLGYT from the coding sequence ATGAGCGAGCTGCGTGAGCTCGGAGCCGAGTTCGTCCGGCGCGAGGTCGCGCCGTACCTCCAGGAGTGGGAGGACGCCGGCGAGATCCCGCGGTCCGTGCACCTGGCGGCCGCGAAGCAGGGCCTGCTCGGCATCTCGTTCTCCGAGGACGTCGGCGGCGAGGGTGGCGACGTCCTCGACACGGTCGACCTGCAGGAGGGGATGCTCGGGGCCGGTGCCTCGAGCGGCTTCCTGTCCGCGCTCTTCACCGGCGGCATCGCGCTGCCGCACATCGCGGTGTCGGGCAACGCCGACCTGGTCGACCGGTTCGTCCGGCCGACGCTGGCCGGCGAGACGATCGGCGCGCTCGCCATCACCGAGCCCGGTGGCGGCTCCGACGTCGGCGGCATCACGACCACTGCCGTCCGCGACGGCGACCACTTCGTCGTCAACGGCGCCAAGACGTTCATCACCAGCGGCGTGCGCGCCGACTTCGTCACGACCGCCGTGCGCACCGGCGGCCCGGGCGCGGGCGGGGTCAGCCTCCTCGTCGTCGAGAAGGGCACGCCCGGCTTCACCGTCGACCGGTCGCTGCGCAAGATGGGCTGGCACTGCTCCGACACCGCCGAGCTCTCGTACGCCGACGTGCGGGTGCCGGTCGCCAACCTGGTCGGTGCGGAGAACTCGGGCTTCCTGCAGATTGCCGCGCAGTTCGTCGTGGAGCGGCTGGCGCTGGCGGTGCACGCCTACGGGATCGCCTCCCGGTCGCTGGAGCTGACGGCGGCGTACTGCCGCGACCGCGACACCTTCGGCAAGCCGCTGATCTCGCGTCAGGTGGTGCGGCACCAGCTCGTCGAGATGCGGCGCCAGGTGGAGGTGGCACGGACCTACACCCGCGAGGTCGCCCGCCGCCACGCGGCTGGGGAGCAGGTCATCGCCGAGGCCTGCCTGGCGAAGAAGACCGCGTGCGACACCGCGACGTACGTCTGCGACCAGGCCGTCCAGCTGCACGGCGGGACGGGATACATGCACGGGACCGAGGTCGAGCGGCACTACCGCGACGCCCGGATCCTGCCGATCGGAGGAGGGGCCAGCGAAGTGCTGACCGATCTCGCAGCCAAGCTGCTGGGCTACACGTGA
- a CDS encoding acyl-CoA carboxylase subunit beta yields MLEKLAALDTEHAKAVAGGGERSVERHHQRGKLLPRERIELLVDEGSAFLELSPLAGWGSDFAVGASVVTGIGVIEGVECMITANDPTVKGGASNPWTVKKIFRASQIAEENGLPTVSLVESGGADLPTQKEIFIPGGKLFRDITRASARKEPTIALVFGNSTAGGAYVPGMSDYTVMVRNQAKVFLGGPPLVKMATGEESDDESLGGAEMHARTSGLADYLAEDEHDAIRIGRRIVARLNWRKATAAPTSYAQPDEDPDGLLDLIPSDLKEPFDPREVIRRICDGVSDTNAVVFDEFKPLYGPSLVVGWAQLHGRPIGILANAQGVLFSQEAQKATQFVQLANQTDTPLLFLHNTTGYMVGKEYEQGGIIKHGAMMINAISNSTVPHLSVIMGASYGAGNYGMNGRAFDPRFLFTWPSAKSAVMGPAQLAGVLEIVAQQSAESKGQTFDAEGFKGVKEIVEAQIEEQSMPYFLSGMLYDDGVIDPRDTRTVLGICLSVIETKAYAGTDRFGVFRA; encoded by the coding sequence ATGCTCGAGAAGCTCGCCGCCCTGGACACCGAGCACGCCAAGGCCGTCGCCGGCGGTGGCGAGCGCTCCGTCGAGCGCCACCACCAGCGCGGCAAGCTGCTGCCCCGTGAGCGGATCGAGCTGCTCGTCGACGAGGGCTCCGCGTTCCTGGAGCTGTCGCCGCTCGCCGGCTGGGGCTCGGACTTCGCCGTCGGCGCCAGCGTGGTCACCGGCATCGGCGTGATCGAGGGCGTCGAGTGCATGATCACCGCCAACGACCCGACCGTGAAAGGCGGCGCCTCCAACCCGTGGACCGTGAAGAAGATCTTCCGGGCCTCGCAGATCGCCGAGGAGAACGGGCTGCCCACGGTCTCGCTGGTGGAGTCCGGCGGTGCGGACCTGCCGACCCAGAAGGAGATCTTCATCCCGGGCGGCAAGCTCTTCCGCGACATCACCCGCGCCAGCGCCCGCAAGGAGCCGACGATCGCGCTGGTCTTCGGCAACTCAACCGCCGGCGGCGCCTACGTGCCGGGCATGTCCGACTACACCGTGATGGTGCGCAACCAGGCCAAGGTCTTCCTCGGCGGGCCGCCGCTCGTCAAGATGGCGACCGGCGAGGAGTCCGACGACGAGTCCCTCGGCGGCGCCGAGATGCACGCGCGCACGTCGGGCCTCGCCGACTACCTGGCCGAGGACGAGCACGACGCGATCCGGATCGGCCGGCGGATCGTCGCGCGGCTCAACTGGCGCAAGGCGACGGCCGCGCCGACGTCGTACGCCCAGCCGGACGAGGACCCGGACGGCCTGCTCGACCTGATCCCGAGCGACCTCAAGGAGCCGTTCGACCCGCGCGAGGTGATCCGCCGTATCTGTGACGGCGTGAGCGATACCAATGCTGTCGTCTTCGACGAGTTCAAGCCGCTCTACGGGCCGTCGCTCGTCGTCGGCTGGGCGCAGCTGCACGGACGCCCGATCGGCATCCTCGCCAACGCGCAGGGCGTGCTCTTCTCGCAGGAGGCGCAGAAGGCCACGCAGTTCGTGCAGCTCGCCAACCAGACCGACACCCCGCTGCTCTTCCTGCACAACACCACCGGCTACATGGTCGGCAAGGAGTACGAGCAGGGCGGGATCATCAAGCACGGCGCGATGATGATCAACGCGATCAGCAACTCCACGGTCCCGCACCTGAGCGTAATCATGGGGGCGTCGTACGGCGCCGGCAACTACGGCATGAACGGCCGCGCCTTCGACCCGCGCTTCCTCTTCACCTGGCCGTCCGCGAAGTCCGCGGTGATGGGCCCGGCGCAGCTCGCCGGCGTGCTCGAGATCGTCGCGCAGCAGTCCGCGGAGTCCAAGGGCCAGACCTTCGACGCCGAGGGCTTCAAGGGCGTCAAGGAGATCGTCGAGGCCCAGATCGAGGAGCAGTCGATGCCCTACTTCCTGTCCGGGATGCTGTACGACGACGGGGTGATCGACCCGCGCGACACCCGCACCGTGCTCGGCATCTGCCTCTCGGTCATCGAGACCAAGGCGTACGCCGGCACCGACCGGTTCGGGGTGTTCCGCGCATGA
- a CDS encoding acetyl/propionyl/methylcrotonyl-CoA carboxylase subunit alpha, with product MTIQRLLVANRAEIASRVFRTCRALGIETVAIHSDADALLPYVREADTAVHLPGTAPADTYLRADLVIDAARRTGADAIHPGYGFLSENADFARAVIDAGLTWVGPAPASIDAMGSKIEAKRIMREAGVPTLEAPAEPTEADLPLLVKASAGGGGRGMRIVRALADLPGEIARAEAEALSAFGDGTVFVEPYVENGRHVEVQVVGTAVYGERDCSLQRRHQKVVEEAPAPGLGDEVRAALHDAARKAAEAVDYQGAGTVEFLYDPATERFFFLEMNTRLQVEHPVTELVHGVDLVELQLAAAEGRSRGNGTDLGPRGHAIEVRLYAEDPAADYQPQSGSLTTFEIPLEGGIRVDAGFESGSEVSTHYDAMLAKVIAYAPTREAAARKLAGVLSRARIHGLVTNRDLLVSILRDQAFLAGDVSTAFLGDFETGPRPSSTNGPAVAAAIALAEQAKERRTVQRGVPVAWRNVTSQPQRTVFEEATVEWLGAYVVDGHTVVSASPTGVTLETDGVRTTYDVAVVGDAVDVDSPHGHVRLTRVPRFVDPADAVASGSLLAPMPGTVVRVAVEQGQTVAAGELVLVLEAMKMQHSVTAPYAGVVTEVNVNPGAQVASGEVLAVVEGEEA from the coding sequence ATGACGATCCAGCGACTGCTCGTCGCCAACCGGGCCGAGATCGCCTCGCGGGTCTTCCGGACCTGCCGCGCTCTCGGGATCGAGACCGTGGCGATCCACTCCGATGCCGACGCGCTGCTGCCCTACGTGCGCGAGGCCGACACCGCCGTGCACCTGCCGGGCACCGCACCGGCCGACACCTACCTGCGCGCCGACCTCGTCATCGACGCGGCCCGCCGTACGGGCGCCGACGCGATCCACCCCGGCTACGGGTTCCTGTCCGAGAACGCCGACTTCGCCCGAGCCGTCATCGACGCCGGCCTGACCTGGGTGGGACCGGCGCCCGCGTCGATCGACGCGATGGGCTCCAAGATCGAGGCCAAGCGGATCATGCGCGAGGCCGGCGTACCCACGCTGGAGGCGCCCGCCGAGCCCACCGAGGCCGACCTGCCGCTGCTGGTCAAGGCGTCCGCGGGTGGCGGTGGTCGGGGCATGCGGATCGTCCGCGCGCTGGCCGATCTGCCGGGCGAGATCGCCCGGGCCGAGGCCGAGGCGCTGTCGGCGTTCGGCGACGGCACCGTCTTCGTCGAGCCGTACGTCGAGAACGGGCGGCACGTCGAGGTCCAGGTGGTCGGCACGGCCGTCTACGGCGAGCGCGACTGCTCGCTGCAGCGACGTCACCAGAAGGTCGTCGAGGAGGCGCCGGCTCCCGGGCTCGGCGACGAGGTGCGTGCGGCGCTGCACGACGCGGCCCGCAAGGCCGCCGAGGCGGTCGACTACCAGGGTGCCGGCACCGTCGAGTTCCTCTACGACCCGGCCACCGAGCGGTTCTTCTTCCTGGAGATGAACACCCGCCTCCAGGTCGAGCACCCGGTCACGGAGCTGGTGCACGGCGTCGACCTGGTGGAGCTGCAGCTCGCGGCGGCGGAGGGTCGATCACGGGGCAACGGGACCGACCTGGGCCCCCGCGGCCATGCCATCGAGGTGCGGCTGTACGCCGAGGACCCGGCGGCCGACTACCAGCCGCAGAGCGGCTCGCTGACGACCTTCGAGATCCCGCTCGAGGGCGGCATCCGCGTGGACGCCGGCTTCGAGAGCGGCAGCGAGGTGTCGACGCACTACGACGCCATGCTGGCCAAGGTCATCGCCTACGCGCCGACCCGGGAGGCCGCGGCCCGCAAGCTCGCGGGCGTCCTGAGCCGGGCGAGGATCCACGGGCTGGTCACCAACCGGGACCTGCTGGTGTCGATCCTGCGGGACCAGGCGTTCCTCGCTGGCGACGTCTCGACCGCTTTCCTGGGTGATTTCGAGACCGGACCTCGTCCCTCCTCGACCAACGGTCCGGCCGTGGCGGCGGCGATCGCGCTGGCCGAGCAGGCCAAGGAGCGCCGTACAGTGCAGCGCGGCGTCCCCGTCGCCTGGCGCAACGTGACGTCGCAGCCGCAGCGGACGGTCTTCGAGGAGGCGACCGTCGAGTGGCTCGGCGCCTACGTCGTCGACGGTCACACGGTCGTCTCGGCGAGCCCGACCGGCGTCACGCTCGAGACCGACGGCGTGCGCACGACGTACGACGTGGCCGTGGTCGGTGACGCGGTCGACGTGGACAGCCCGCACGGCCACGTCCGGCTCACCCGGGTGCCCCGGTTCGTCGACCCGGCCGACGCGGTGGCGAGCGGGAGCCTGCTCGCGCCGATGCCGGGCACCGTCGTCCGGGTCGCCGTCGAGCAGGGACAGACCGTCGCAGCCGGCGAGCTCGTGCTCGTCCTGGAGGCCATGAAGATGCAGCACTCCGTGACCGCGCCGTACGCCGGCGTCGTCACGGAGGTCAACGTGAATCCCGGTGCGCAGGTCGCCTCCGGAGAAGTACTCGCCGTCGTCGAAGGAGAAGAAGCATGA